The region AATGGCCGGGCACCATTTACCTCATTTCTGGGTCACGAAAGGGGGAGTGCGCAAATCAGTGCGTGATCTGCTTAGGGTCAATATGTTTGTGGTATTTTCCAAGTTGCCACGGTCGAGGCTAGGTGTAATCCCGGAAGATGGGGAGATTCACATCGAGGTCCTGGATGGTAGGAATGGGAActggctggacgaggagaatAGGTGGGCCTCGCTCCCTGGGCTCGAGGAAGGTGAGGCTTTACTTGTGCGTCCAGATGGGATTATTGCGCGGGCGATATCGCAACCTATGCTGCGGACGTCGAGCGAGTTTTTTGATAAGGTCTTTTACCGCGAGATTGTGCAAATGGCGTGAGCTTATGTGTCTTAGTAGACTGCCAggtatattaactatttgTTACCACCATTTATTTCATTCCTTTGAACTACCAATTAGAGTACTGGGTATATGCACAGTACTTAGTAAGGCTCCTCATAAACCCTTCCACCACACTTCCCACCAACCCCGCATCATCCCACAATGGCCCAAGCAAAGCGAATCATCCTGCGCATCTCCGAAGCAGATCTCAACCACCAAGACCTCCACGAAGCCGTCCGGGTCTACCTCCGCGCCAAAAACCGCCCAGTCGACGAACTAACCCAGCACCGCCACTTCATCCACATCCAGCCTCCCAGCCCCGACATCCCACAGGAAGACCCAAAGATTCATATCGTGATTGACCTGGAAAAGGACCTCcattctggctctggccctCTTGGACCGGAGTTTCCGCATGAGCTGTACCGTATACGCCGTGTAGATGGTGAAATGTAAGCTCTGTTGATTCGTTGCGATGACTGTGCTAATATTCTTTAGGAAACTGGGCGAGTTCAGGGATGGCCTGTGGTATAGGAATTTCCTTGCGAAGGTTCGCCAGTTTACGGATGAGCTGTATCCATGGGGATGCACGACTCACGATCTGAGGGTTGCTCAGGGGACGGCGAATGTTTCCAGAttggagggttgttgatcttTGAATGGTTAAATATCAAAGTACAGACGATAAACCATCAGTTGCAGCCATAAATACGAGAAATTAATACAGACAGAATGAAATTATCAGCATAAGATCAAGGCCACACGTTCCATCCCTATAAGGCTTAGTGATTCCAGAAAGAGAGCCATATATTTTATGAAGCCTACGCGGGTCATAGGAATAGGGAAGCCCTGATTCAAACATGCAGAGATGTCTCCCAAAGACGTCATTGATTTTCAGCCTTATAGACCTCCCAAAAATAACTAGTCGAGTTTCACAAGATAAATCATATGCCAAACAGTAATGAAAAACGTCCGCACGGATTACGGAACTTGACGAATGCTGGTTGGGAGGCAAGTTCCAGAAAGCTACTCCAACAGCCAGTCCACATTATGCATAATTACGTACTGTTTCATCTGTTGATCACTGTCGACTGAGCCAGTGAGACACTAAACGACACCGTTAGGGCAACTCGTACGAGTACGAACCGCGCCCCACGATCACTGCCCTTCCAAGCATAAGCTGGTTTGCACGCCCCTGACTGAAATTTGGCATTATCCATGATGTAGAATTTcaattatttataaatagagtCCTCAGACTGTTCGTTTTCTTTTCCAAAGTGACTGCCATCTCACATGGGAACAGATATCCAGACACCCCTTCTTCGCAGCTCAACCACTTCACAGACACCGAAGCGCAGACCCACATATCTAGTTATGGCCATTCGTGCCGCTGCTCTTATTGCAGCCGTTACTCTTGGCTATGGCGTATCGTGCACCGCTGCATCGTCACCACCAGACCCTGAACCGATACATATCGTTGAACTCCCCTTGCCACCTGTTGCGCCCAGTGACAAGCCAGGATCCTGCACGCCTGAGCTCAATCCAAATGGGACAGGGTGTATTGCCGTCGAATCTAACCTCCAAGGTGGAGGCTTCCTGCCGGATGGAAACCATGTCCTCGCAACAGTCAACTTCACAGGCGCCGCTGCCAGCCCGGATCCTTCCAGTATATACGCCGGAATGCAATTAATCATAGTCCGCACGAACGGGACTACCTTTCCCAACGGCGATCCCTGGAAATGCATCACCTGCGGCACCCCGGACGACCATAACCAAGGCAATGAGGAGTTGGCGGAATACCCTCAATCCTTCAAAGACGGTCGGCGTGCCATAGCTGGGAAGAGTATCGTTGACTGCGGTAAGGCCCAGCTTGCAAGTCCACAGTGTACCCCTGACAAGGTCCACGTTTACCCGATCTGGTGGGAAGGGGGAACTATTCGCGAACTTCGACTGCATCCTGATAATGTACACCTGGGGTTTAACTCCTTCACGCAGGAAAACGGTGCGCTGGGCCAGTTTGGGTACTTTGGGAGACTGCGATTTAACccttctcccaccaccgGGAAGCCACTTACTGCTCGTTACGAGGTCGTCAACGTCACTCGCCTGTTTGATCCTGATGCCCCGCAGCCTTTCACAATCAATGGCAGTGAGATCAAGCTAAATCACAGCGCAGTCTCCGTTGGAGAGCTCCGTGGATTCTCGGGCAGTGGGAAGGAGGTGACCTATATAGGATATCAAGCAGAGTCATCCAACTGGGACATATTCGCTGCAGACCTTACCACTGGCAATGTTCGCCGAATTACTCAACACCCTGAGTATGTTGACCCGGTCGATATCTCGCCTGACGACAAATGGACCGTTGTCCTCGACACCCGAGGCACAGACAGGCAGATGTGGCTCTCAGGCATGCGCGACATCCCCCCGATCACAGACCTCATCACGTCGGACATCACCTCCGCCACACGAAACAACAGACAGCGCCGGTTCTTCCAGCCCTGGCTGATCGACCATGATGGCGACCGTGGCTCTTACTTTGGACAAAAGATCAACGCCGCTGGAGATGGCACGGACGGGGCAATCAACGATCCGAACTGGAATGCCCGAGCGGACCCGCGATGGTCACCTGATGGCACTCAGATCATGTACTACCAGGCTCTTGTCCAGGCACCATCATGCGGGGGGATGAATCCCCTGCCTTGCCCGGTGTCAACGGCCCCAGGTGGACGGGTAAACAGGCTGATGCTCGCCACTCTCACGGATCGTACCCCGTTACCTCCACAGCCTGTTGCATCCGTCCCGGAATTTATCCCCTGGGGTGTCCCGTATAATCCGGAAGACTCTGCCCCAAAAAGATATGCGGTGTCTCCGGGTGCATACGCATTAAACGGCAAAGTATCAGGCATCGCAAAGGTCAAGATCACCGGAAACAACAACATAATCAGCGGCGTTGCGGTAAAGTAcaccaacttctccaacGACGGAGTCAACACTCTAGTCGGCACAGAGAATGTCACCGTCTCGCGTACATCCATATCGGCTGCGCGTGCAGACTGGTATTCCGATCTAACTTCGACCGGCGATGTGAAAGCCTCGAGACGAACTGGACCAGGCGGATTCCATCTTGAAATCGACTCCATGACAAACATATTCAATGCCAACGGTACCATGACGACGGCGATTGATGGGGTTGTCTACAAGCAGCCTGCGAATGGGACTTGATGGACTATACATGTGTGGTGGATTGTACATGACCGTAAGGTAGTGGTTTACTATTGGTATTTCAAATACCGTAATCACCACCACTATGCTCTTTCCTATTATGCCATGCTTTATCCATATTTGCTCCTGCCTTACGTGTCGTACCTTCCGTATAACTGGCTATTAAGAAAGAAGGAGCTACCCCCTGACTCTCACTCGCTCTTTCTTTATATGGCGAAATAGTTAGTTGGCAATAATAAGTCGCTTCGCCGACAGTCCAAGCCATGATACCCAGGACCCACGAGTGCCAACGAAATGAGCACGTAGTCATATCGGCGGCAGATCCATTTACTGTCGTTGCACGAGGTTCAAAACGTCTGTACCGAGAGTACGGTAGAGGTCTGTTTCGAGTCCAGCGTCAAGCGGTGCTCTAAGTATACAACATCTGCTGACATCCATCCTCGAGGGTGCTTATGGGGAGAGGATGGCATATCAAATGCATCCAGAATCTTGTCTGATTGTGGTCTTCAACAGTTATCAGTACAACATTCTACTCAAAAACGCCCCTCATCTTGTTGAAGTCTTTCTATATACATTTCAACTACCTCTGGGCTCACGCTCTTGAATATCGCAACCGCAGTGGTACTCTCCAGCATCCCCAGATCCAACAGTACGCATTCCCCTTCCGAGTTGACAATGCTTGCAAGATTTTGATATTTCGTTTGTAGTAGATCTAAGATATTTCTACACAGGCTCCGAAGCCTCCTTcgcgtcttcctccttctctcttgGCCGCGCCTCGATCTGGGCGAGCAAATTCTCGTAGAATCTAGGCCTTAGCTTCCTTTTCAGCCACTCCATATCTTCGGGATGCCCTGTGATATATTGGAGATGCCAATCCGGAACCCGCTCGACGCTCCGTAGCATGCTTCTCACCATTTTCCGTACAGGGTACGGCTTAGCAGGCTCTGAAGACGGCGGTGGCGTCATAAATGGAGTGGCCTTCAGTTCCTCCTGTACATCCGGCGACTGCAATAGGCCGGGCATGGGTTTACTATATGTGGGATATTTACATCAACGAGAGCTCTTAATTTGAATAGAATAGCAAGGCCGAAAACATACAACTCCTCGCCAGTCCATTCAAACGCAAGTACGGGTACATCGGCTTCATTATCGGCTTCGCCATGGTCAACGAGGAAAAAGCAAGGCCGGTTGTTGTAGCCGAGCTGGTCGTCGTTGTATCCGTACCACCGAAAGAAGTCGGAGTCATATGAATGACTCCAGACGTGCTGGCAAATCCGGTGAAGCATGGAGTAAAGCTTATCGCCGCCAGGATTTCTTTCCGGCTTATAGATCTTTCCATCTGAGGGAAGCAGGTGTGTCAGTGTCTGGACGAGCACGCGCGCAGGTTGCAGAAGTGGCTGTCCTGGTCTTTGCGGGAAGTCCATCAGAACGAAGTGTATTGTTGCTAAATggaaaaaagagagaaggcaggatatgctgctgctgtacGATACTTCGGCGGCTATCGATGTGCCCCTCATCAACATGCTAGCTTGATATGGTTAGTTGAACGATCAGCACTTTGATTCAACTGGCCAATAGAACGGCATAACATTATATAGACATTCAAGTATACgccaaatatatatattacatGACTACGTATATATTTAGCGGGATATACTAAAGTCATTGTAAATCTATACTAAAATAGCTAAATTGGTATTCTTACTATATCATATGGCCGTATTGATCAGATCATAATAGTGAGATTGACCTGCTCTGTCAATCATGGCAATGCAGTTACGCGTCCACGATGGTCAAGATTCTCGGAGCAGCTCTCGAGCCGCAATACTGCCGAGCCTATTAGAATGCATAAATTTGTAATTAATAGCTCAAAATCTCTCAGGACCTTGCAGTGCTGTGATCTGACAGGCTCATCTACATTCCGGGGTGTATCAGCTTGGACTGGAATGGTGGAATGTCTCTGGAATGCAGCAAATATTTCATTACGTCAACTGAACTATAACTTTTCGCTGCCTATATTTACTTGAGTAGTTCCCGATCTTACAGAAACTAGCCAACACAAGTATCCAAACTATGTCGTTTACCAAGTTCAGCCTGGCGCTCTGCGCCATCCTCTCTACCCGTACACTCCCCTTCAGCCCTAACACCAACCCAACACTAACACCACAAATCTAGTCCTCCCCCTAACAACCGCCCAAGCCCCCGAAGGAAAACCCTACACGGACCCAAAAACAAACATAACCTTCTCCACCTGGGAAATCGGCGAATCCTCCGGCTCGGGCCCATTCACATTCGGGCTCGCCCTCCCACCCAACGCCCTAAAGACCGACGCTACCGAGTTCATCGGATACATGAAATGCGCGCCCTCGAACGGCTGGTGTGGTGTGTCGCTGGGCGGGTCCATGACGAATGCCCTCCTGGTCGTTGCATACGCGGACCAGAAGCAGAACGTGAAACGGTCGCTGCGGTTTACGTCGAAGTACACCCTGCCCGGGGTGTATGAGGGCAATGCCACGATCTCGCCGATTGCGTCGGAGGTGGAGAAGGATTCGTTCACGACGGTGTTTCGGTGCGAGGAGTGTCTGCGGTGGGCGCAGAATGGGACGGAGGGCAGTGCGGCGACGAGTAGTGGGAATTTGGACCTGGCGTTTGCGGTTGAGGCCGAGGGGCCGGATCAAGGGTGTCCGGATGAGGCCAAATTTAGGAAACATTCTGGACAGGGGACTTGGGTTGGTTTCGTGGATAATTCCACTGTGAGTGAGAGCTATGAGAGCTGGGCTGGCAAGGCGGAGACTGTGCGTGGGGGTGGTTGTTAGATTTCTCTCTATTTAGGGTAACTGAAActgattatatatattatagtattatagctgTTCTCGGATATAATTGCGTAGACTTCTAGGGCTACAGCGAGGGAGGTGACCTCTGGGCAGACTGCGATATATTCCCCCGGGCTGAGGAGAATACCAAAAGCCTAATGCAGCCAGGGCCAGCATGCTCATTTGCGTAACAAACCAGGCTTTGTAGAACAGGGCGAAGTTCTGGGGATTTGCTCCCACGGTCCTCATTGTGGCGGCAGATTCCGAACAAGCACGCACTAACATCTCAAgcttttgctgctgcctAGCTGAGTAGATGAGCCATGTCCTGAGTCATTCCCTCAGCTATTCACAGAGTTGATGCATACTGCAGTTGTTGCTGTAATTCAGGGCAGTCAATTCTATCTGATATGTTGGTTGTCTAACATAGGTTGTTATAAAGCTGGACCCCGTAAACAGCTCCATATTGGAGGGACAGTATAGTAGAGCTCGTATAGTTTATAGACAGCATTAGtgtattaatattaactgTCTCCAAGGTCCTTTCTAAAGGTCGGAGATATTATTTAGTCTGGACTCCAGTCAGCCTTAAATGACACAATCGCTGATATTTCACTTTCACCATTGATTTTACTTAATTCTGTACACGATGCCAGATACTGAACAGCGGTCTGCCATTGTGGAGTGTACCCCGGACAGCTTCAAAAACGACGCCCTGCCTCGCGAGCCATCGAGCTCAGCACGTCGCTGGTGGCACTGGCACGAGCCGGGGACgaccaaggaggagaagtggCTTATCTTCAAGCTGGACTTTTTTATCCTGCTTTATTCCTGCTTGGTATGTCATGGCCATGGGTCCTTGATCTCGCTAACATCGACAGACATTTTTCATCAAATATCTGGTATAGACCCAGCTCCCAGTTAAATAAACGACTCTGACAATATTAGGACCAAACAAATGTCACCAACGCCTACGTCTCCGGAATGAAAGAAGACCTTAACATGAGTACGTCTATTAAATGCCTTCGAGCCACCTGCTAACAATGACAGAGGGAAACGAACTGAACTGGTGCACCACGTACTTCAACATTGGCATCATGATCGGAGGCCCCTTTATCACAATGGCCTTGACAGTTGTGAAACCCGGCTATCTGCTACCAGGCAGCACCATTGTTTGGTCGTTCTTCGTCTTGTTCATGTACAAGGTACAGGACGCAAAGACTTTATATGTTCTTCGGTGATTACCACGGCAGAGTAACTTGTTTTGCCCTCATAGACTGACTATTCGATGTACAGGTTCTTTGCTGGGTTATTCGAGTCTGGCGCTATGCCCGGTGCTTTCTATATGGTATCCCTTATACCCATAGAGACCACCCTTACGCTTCGACTGTGACTGACTAGTATAGATTGGAAGCTGGTACCGCGTATCAGAAATCAGTCGCCGGTCCGCACTCTACTGGTTTGCCTCGATAGGAGGAGGAATGTTCTCCGGGTACATCCAGTCTGGCCTGTACGTCTGCCCTACCTGTCACATTGTATAGATCCTGACTGTTGTCCAGACATAGCAATATGAACGGCAGGCTCGGCCTGACGTCATGGCGCTGGGTGTTTATCTTCGACTTCATCATAGGTATCCCGATCGCCATATTTGGACTTTTATGTTGTCCTGGTAAGACTCGCTGAATCTTATATAATCTTGATACTAACCACCATAACCTGGGATCTAGATGAACCACAACGAAATCGCCCCTGGTGGATGACCGAGCGCGAACAAACCCTCTGTATCCAGCGCATAGCAGAAGAGAACCGCGATGCCACGAAGCAGGAGTGGAATCTCAAGACGCTCAAGCGGATTTTGACCTCGTGGCAGCTCTATGGGTTCTGTATTGCGTGGGGGTAAGCTTCCCTATAGTTGGGCGCCCCTTTCAACTGTTAGGTAGTCACTAACAGTACAGGGTCATGGAATGCACATGCGGAGTAAACCTCCAACGCTGGATGACTCTATACCTAAAGTCCCTTACCACACCCGACGGGCGCCCGCTCTATTCCATCGAGAAAATCAACGATCTCCCCACCGTAATAGGCTGTGTGGAACTAATCTGGCTCCTACTCAGCTCCAGCCTAGCAGACTTCCTGCAACTGCGCGCTCCCATAATCGCCGTCCTGGCATTAATCCAGCTATTCGGGTACATCGTCTTCTATCTCTGGCCGGGACAGAACAGTGCGTTCATGATGGCGGTGTACTACATAACCAGTGCATACGGTGCCATTTATCCCTTGATCAGTGCGTGGCTGAATTCGAGTTGTGGGGGGGATAGGGAGTTAAGGGCGTTGACGACGTCGCTTATGATTTCGATTGGGTAGTGTGTTATACCTTGGGTTTTGGTTCTGGTTATCTTCTGTTCTATGCTAATGTGGTGTTAGTGCCGTCGAGACTGTGTCGCAGCAGTTTATGTTCCCTACATCCGATGCGCCTAGGTTTGGGCGTACGCGAGGCTATGCATTTGGAATTGGCTGGGTGGTTGCTATGGTTGTCTGGTGCGGGCTTGTAGTACCCCTGGTGGAAAGGCGATTCCGCAAGCTTAGACCGGAATATTGACTTCCTCTGTGATGAGGCGATGACCTGTTAGACAGTATATGACACGACGGATATACAGTGTTATATTCAGCCCGCTGTCTATTCAATGGGTTGTAATATGTATCTGCCTTTAGTATGTATACATTGATATCGTAATCGAAGCAACATGATGAACCACCAAAGCCTCCAGCAGGAACAGCAACTAGAAAAAGGCAATGCAGCGCTGTTCAGTATACCTATCAACAAGGAGCCAGTGATATATACTGGGGTTGCGATGGGCGTATGCAAACGCACTCTTCCAGCAGGACTCTCTCCTACTGTAGTATACCaagccagccccagccctaaccaaATACTTCAGCACGTCGAACTGCCCGTACAAAATCGCCAAAGCCAGTGTAGAGCCACAACGATGCCCATCGAAATCAAGGTCTGCTCCGATCGAAACCAACTCACGGCAGCAGTCCACGTTGCCGAAATCGGCTGCTGCACACAGGGCACTTTGTCCGCGGTTAGGCCTGGAGGGAAACATGGCCAGCGTAGTCTCTTTCCCGAGAGTGCGCACAAGTTCGGGTATAATCTCAATAATACCACCCACGATATCATCCGGCAGTTCCTCCAGTTCGACCCGGGTTCGATCCAACCCATGCGTTGCAAGGAGATTTGACTGTATAAAAAAGGGCTGCAGGGCCTTCCTCCCTAATAAAAAGTGTATAGGCGACAATCCCAAGGCATCGACATCACCAAGAGAAAAGCCTTCTGCGAGGAGTAACTGGAGACACTCCTCCGAACGGCAGCGAGATAGAGGCGATAAAAGCGGGTCAGCTCTGTCAGGAGGACAATGAGGAGCCACGAGTTTGAGTAAGGCCAGGTCGTCCAGGTCCGCCGCAAGGTATAAGAGCGATTCTAAATTAGGGCCGGGAGACGTGGCATTTGCCCCTCGGACCAGCAGAAATCTTACGGCTTCAAGCGACCTGCGTTCTGCAGCAACATAGATAGGCATCCTTCCTGTTGCATCGCGAGCGTCAATTTGCGCACCGTGCTCAATCAAAAGTGCCATCAACGGTGGACTATCTTTGTAGGCGGCTATATGCAGCGCCATGTTATCTGCGGGAGCATTGAGGATTTCAGACACACTTGGTATATCGGCGATGGTCTCAGCGGAATCTTCCACTTTGGCATAAAAGAGCTGCGTCGGATGAACCTGCTGTTGTATACAATCGTCGCGAGTGCTTTGACTAGAAATAAACTCCAAAACTATCCTAAGCCCATCCAGATTCAAGGATGTGATTGCCGCAATAACTGGCGATGCTCTCTCAAGTAGCCATATTCGCCACGAATCTCGCAAAGCACGAAGAAGGCGTTCCAGCAGGTCATTGAAAATAGGGCGAGCGGCAGCAAGTGATATTGGGGTTTCCTCACGTCCAACTCTTTGACACGGAGTTCCCCAAGCTACGCCACCGTTGTCCAACAGCCACTTGACCGTTGCGTATTTCTCGAAGTCTAGGGCATACAACAATGGCGTACAGGATCGACAGGTTGGAAGCGGTCTGTCAAGAGGACAGCCAAGGGAGCGCAGCTTCTCGCAGTGTAAAATACGTCCATCATCAATGGCATTGCGGAGGGTGTAAAGCATCCAGTCCTTTTCGGATTTGTCTGCCTGTTGCGCCGCACTGATGCATTCAATGATTTTTAATGCATCATCAAGGGCAAGACCGATAAAGCAGCCAGGGTCTGATACTTCAACACCCATGCTCGCTAAAGCTTCAACTGTATCCAAGTCAGATCCTTTCTCGATAGCAATATCAAGAGGGCTCTGCTGATATTTCGTCAAAGCATTGAAATTGCACCCCGCACTGTGCAGGTAGTTCGTACAAAGGACAGTCCGAGGCGCTGCACTGGCGGCAATCAAATGGGCGCATGTATAGCCAGCTGAGGTGGCTGCGCTTATGTTGTCGACAAGCCCCTCGTCATGCAAGTATGCAAGGCACTCGAACGACCCGCGGAATGCCGCAAGATGTGTGAGACGCCAGTCCGCACCACAGTCATCGCGGATATCTCGAATGGACCGGTCCCCATCGCCGAGATACAACGATGGAGGGACTTCTTTGCTCCCCTCAGTCTCTGGATGTTGTTCCCTGAACTGTTCAAGCTCCTGGGCGAGGTTCCACCAGACCAAAGCACATGCAATGTCAAATCCCGCAAGATCAGATTGTGGGCGTCCACCATactggagaagaagctgcgtGGTCTCCTTTCCGCCATGGTGTAGATGGTGAATTAGAACCTGTTGCTCAGAGATTGGACGTTGAGGGTTAGAATCTGCCCTGTGCTTCAGAAGATGCTCTAACTTCGCTGTGTTGTCTCTGCCTTTTGCTGATAGAAAAGTCATATTGTGTATTTACAGCACTGTTTTGAGTAGCATGTGTGTTTCGCATCAACTCGCCGAACGTGGTTCCAGAGCACAGGGATTCGGGGAGGGAGGCAACCTCGAGGATGGATCTATCTTGCACGCATTTGTGCAAATTTATACCCAGGGTCAGGACCTTGCGACTTAATGCTTCCCATCCAAAAAACACACTGGCATGGAGAAGCTCACAGAGCCCGCCGTCTGATGTACGATGGATGCTGCGATCAAGAATGCCCGACATGGTGGTGTCTAGCTGTGCCATTCCTGGGTAGCAAGTTCCAGTCCCAATCCAAGTGAGGAAAGCTCTCACCAAAGATGGAAGAGGGCCGGGCACTCCAGGAAGATCAGCCATTACTTCAATAGCGGTTCCCAGCAGATTTGGGAAGTCGTCGCTGGCGTAAGGGATGTCGCTATACGACAATATCTCCGAGCAGAAAAAGCGAAATACGTCCAGCTGCAATCTGCGACTGGTTGGAAGCAGTTCTATCAAGAGGCCTCTATCAAGAGTACCCCCGTCATAAACAGCAAGTCTTTCTAGCAAGCTCTCAACTGGAAGCCGGTCTTTGTACCGCTGGTCGGTGCATCCTGGCCATAATGACAACAATTGCCTCACAGCGACTGGGTCTGAATCCAGTGGGATCTGATGTACTGGCAATTGGTCTTTGTCTCGAAGAACTCCATGTAGGAATAGAGCTTTGATCAGCTCTGTCGCTCCACTTCCTCCTCGGAGCGCCATCTCATAAACCGAAGGAGATCCCACAAAACATTCTCTGCTCTTGCACAGCTCTAGAAGTTGACGAGCTAGGTCGTAGTTCGCATTTTGTACCGCGATCCGAATAGGAGTTTGCATGTCACAGTTGACATCGGCTTGTCTGGACTCTGGGTCCGCAGATATATCCCGTAAGAGTTCAAACCATTCGCGGTGGATGCCACTCGCCAACATATGCCAAACAGTACCTCTCCTCTCATCTAGAACCGAGTCATCCCAGCCAGTGGATGCAAGATATTCAAAAGTATCGAAACTGCTGTTGAACATAGCCACGTGGAGAAGCGGCGTGTAACCTGTCAGACACCATGTCCGAGATTTATATCTCTTGTCCATTGAATATACCTTCAAGGCAGAAATGTTGCCGCTGTGAGCGGCTTCATAGACGAACTGTCGGAACGTATTATCAGTAAGCTCCTTAGGATGTCGGTAGTCCGTGGTGTAAGACCCAGAAATGCTGCTCTGAATCATATGGGTCAATAGATTGTTTATACCATCCATTTCACTTTCAGTGAAACCCCTGGGGTTGATCTTTTGACGGATAATTCTCAATCGGTGTGCAAGGCCATCACCGTCTACCTTTAGCGTAT is a window of Aspergillus puulaauensis MK2 DNA, chromosome 4, nearly complete sequence DNA encoding:
- a CDS encoding TolB family protein (COG:S;~EggNog:ENOG410PUVU;~InterPro:IPR011042;~TransMembrane:1 (i25-45o)); this translates as MGTDIQTPLLRSSTTSQTPKRRPTYLVMAIRAAALIAAVTLGYGVSCTAASSPPDPEPIHIVELPLPPVAPSDKPGSCTPELNPNGTGCIAVESNLQGGGFLPDGNHVLATVNFTGAAASPDPSSIYAGMQLIIVRTNGTTFPNGDPWKCITCGTPDDHNQGNEELAEYPQSFKDGRRAIAGKSIVDCGKAQLASPQCTPDKVHVYPIWWEGGTIRELRLHPDNVHLGFNSFTQENGALGQFGYFGRLRFNPSPTTGKPLTARYEVVNVTRLFDPDAPQPFTINGSEIKLNHSAVSVGELRGFSGSGKEVTYIGYQAESSNWDIFAADLTTGNVRRITQHPEYVDPVDISPDDKWTVVLDTRGTDRQMWLSGMRDIPPITDLITSDITSATRNNRQRRFFQPWLIDHDGDRGSYFGQKINAAGDGTDGAINDPNWNARADPRWSPDGTQIMYYQALVQAPSCGGMNPLPCPVSTAPGGRVNRLMLATLTDRTPLPPQPVASVPEFIPWGVPYNPEDSAPKRYAVSPGAYALNGKVSGIAKVKITGNNNIISGVAVKYTNFSNDGVNTLVGTENVTVSRTSISAARADWYSDLTSTGDVKASRRTGPGGFHLEIDSMTNIFNANGTMTTAIDGVVYKQPANGT
- a CDS encoding uncharacterized protein (COG:S;~EggNog:ENOG410PTIR) — encoded protein: MDFPQRPGQPLLQPARVLVQTLTHLLPSDGKIYKPERNPGGDKLYSMLHRICQHVWSHSYDSDFFRWYGYNDDQLGYNNRPCFFLVDHGEADNEADVPVLAFEWTGEEFKPMPGLLQSPDVQEELKATPFMTPPPSSEPAKPYPVRKMVRSMLRSVERVPDWHLQYITGHPEDMEWLKRKLRPRFYENLLAQIEARPREKEEDAKEASEPV
- a CDS encoding uncharacterized protein (COG:G;~EggNog:ENOG410QDI3;~InterPro:IPR020846,IPR011701,IPR036259;~PFAM:PF07690;~TransMembrane:12 (i49-70o99-116i123-143o149-171i183-200o220-239i287-307o335-354i361-381o387-410i422-438o458-479i);~go_function: GO:0022857 - transmembrane transporter activity [Evidence IEA];~go_process: GO:0055085 - transmembrane transport [Evidence IEA]), producing MPDTEQRSAIVECTPDSFKNDALPREPSSSARRWWHWHEPGTTKEEKWLIFKLDFFILLYSCLTFFIKYLDQTNVTNAYVSGMKEDLNMKGNELNWCTTYFNIGIMIGGPFITMALTVVKPGYLLPGSTIVWSFFVLFMYKVQDAKTLYVLRFFAGLFESGAMPGAFYMIGSWYRVSEISRRSALYWFASIGGGMFSGYIQSGLHSNMNGRLGLTSWRWVFIFDFIIGIPIAIFGLLCCPDEPQRNRPWWMTEREQTLCIQRIAEENRDATKQEWNLKTLKRILTSWQLYGFCIAWGVMECTCGVNLQRWMTLYLKSLTTPDGRPLYSIEKINDLPTVIGCVELIWLLLSSSLADFLQLRAPIIAVLALIQLFGYIVFYLWPGQNSAFMMAVYYITSAYGAIYPLISAWLNSSCGGDRELRALTTSLMISIGYAVETVSQQFMFPTSDAPRFGRTRGYAFGIGWVVAMVVWCGLVVPLVERRFRKLRPEY
- a CDS encoding uncharacterized protein (COG:S;~EggNog:ENOG410Q039), which codes for MAQAKRIILRISEADLNHQDLHEAVRVYLRAKNRPVDELTQHRHFIHIQPPSPDIPQEDPKIHIVIDLEKDLHSGSGPLGPEFPHELYRIRRVDGEMKLGEFRDGLWYRNFLAKVRQFTDELYPWGCTTHDLRVAQGTANVSRLEGC
- a CDS encoding uncharacterized protein (COG:E;~EggNog:ENOG410PK4V;~InterPro:IPR038697,IPR015920;~PFAM:PF16010;~SECRETED:SignalP(1-23)) gives rise to the protein MSFTKFSLALCAILSTLLPLTTAQAPEGKPYTDPKTNITFSTWEIGESSGSGPFTFGLALPPNALKTDATEFIGYMKCAPSNGWCGVSLGGSMTNALLVVAYADQKQNVKRSLRFTSKYTLPGVYEGNATISPIASEVEKDSFTTVFRCEECLRWAQNGTEGSAATSSGNLDLAFAVEAEGPDQGCPDEAKFRKHSGQGTWVGFVDNSTVSESYESWAGKAETVRGGGC